The following are encoded in a window of Lactobacillus panisapium genomic DNA:
- a CDS encoding PTS mannose/fructose/sorbose/N-acetylgalactosamine transporter subunit IIC yields the protein MHFTILQIILLTLLAFIKHVDYYGIPMLFVNYPVFWGLFTGIIMGDIQTGLLVGGTVQLMSLGVAGFGGSSVPDYGTTAIIATAFGVSMGKSAGLAIGLPVGMLGVQLDVIVKILNGFVAKKAKSYADAHQFKKMTAVTWLGPLFFGLSAAIPVFIAVTLGQSAVNFILQVMPKWFMSGLTIAGEMLPAVGIAMLLNYMPTGKLVNYLLIGFFLAAFLKVPIIGAAIIGFAAAFATYKQAEKEGQNRAAASAVNTAGIGEDE from the coding sequence ATGCACTTTACAATATTACAAATTATTCTTTTAACACTTCTTGCATTCATTAAGCACGTTGATTATTACGGTATCCCAATGCTTTTTGTTAACTATCCAGTATTTTGGGGCCTTTTCACGGGCATTATCATGGGTGATATTCAGACCGGCTTACTAGTTGGTGGAACGGTTCAATTAATGTCATTGGGTGTTGCTGGCTTTGGTGGCTCATCAGTTCCAGATTATGGGACAACCGCAATTATTGCGACCGCATTTGGTGTGTCGATGGGTAAAAGTGCTGGGTTAGCAATTGGATTACCAGTTGGGATGCTGGGTGTCCAATTAGATGTCATTGTTAAAATCCTAAATGGCTTTGTTGCTAAAAAAGCTAAAAGCTATGCGGATGCGCATCAGTTTAAAAAAATGACCGCCGTAACTTGGCTTGGACCGTTGTTCTTTGGTTTATCGGCTGCCATTCCCGTTTTTATTGCAGTAACTTTAGGTCAATCGGCAGTAAACTTTATTTTACAGGTAATGCCCAAATGGTTTATGAGCGGTTTAACAATTGCCGGTGAAATGTTACCAGCAGTTGGAATTGCAATGCTGCTAAATTATATGCCTACGGGAAAACTGGTTAATTATTTGTTAATTGGCTTCTTCTTAGCCGCCTTTTTGAAAGTACCGATTATTGGTGCAGCAATTATTGGCTTTGCGGCTGCGTTTGCAACGTATAAGCAGGCTGAAAAAGAAGGACAAAATAGAGCAGCTGCTAGTGCAGTAAATACTGCTGGCATAGGAGAGGACGAATAA
- the purB gene encoding adenylosuccinate lyase gives MLERYTRPEMGKIWSDENKYAAWLKVEIAATNAWSEIGEVPREDAAKIAQNARFTAERVAELEQVTHHDVVAFTRTVSESLGPEKKWVHFGLTSTDVVDTAQGYILKQADEIIRQDLQELKKTIAEKARKYKNTVEMGRTHGVQAEPTTFGLKLARWYAEINRDIDRFEHAAKGVESGKISGAVGTFANVPPEIETSVLQQLGLTQQPITSQILPRDLHAEYIATLALIATSIENWATEIRSLQRSEIHEVEEHFRAGQKGSSAMPHKRNPIGSENLCGMARVLRGHIVTAYEDVTLWHERDISHSSAERIILPDTTIGIDYMLNRFNRILTNLDVFPETMLKNMDKTYGLIYSQRLLLKLIDEAGLSREDAYDMVQQLTTKSWNEGISFRKLVENSKIMNYLSEDDVADAFDYHYHLRHVDDIFKKVGLE, from the coding sequence ATGTTAGAACGATACACTCGCCCTGAAATGGGCAAAATATGGTCAGATGAAAATAAATATGCGGCTTGGCTAAAAGTTGAGATTGCTGCGACAAATGCTTGGAGCGAAATCGGCGAAGTGCCACGAGAAGATGCTGCCAAAATTGCGCAAAATGCTCGTTTTACAGCCGAAAGAGTGGCTGAGCTCGAACAAGTAACGCATCATGATGTTGTCGCATTTACTAGAACGGTTTCTGAAAGCCTTGGCCCGGAGAAAAAGTGGGTTCACTTTGGCCTGACTTCAACTGATGTTGTTGATACTGCCCAAGGTTATATTCTCAAACAAGCCGATGAAATCATTAGGCAAGACTTGCAGGAATTGAAAAAGACGATTGCAGAAAAAGCGCGTAAATACAAAAATACCGTTGAAATGGGTCGCACGCATGGTGTGCAAGCTGAACCTACTACTTTTGGTTTAAAACTGGCTCGCTGGTATGCAGAAATCAACCGCGATATTGATCGCTTTGAACATGCTGCTAAAGGCGTAGAATCCGGTAAAATTTCTGGTGCGGTTGGTACTTTTGCGAATGTGCCACCAGAAATTGAAACTAGTGTGCTTCAACAGCTTGGGCTGACTCAACAGCCGATTACAAGTCAAATTTTGCCCCGCGATTTGCACGCAGAATACATTGCTACACTAGCCTTAATTGCCACTAGCATTGAAAATTGGGCAACAGAGATTCGCAGCTTGCAACGGTCGGAAATTCATGAAGTTGAAGAGCATTTCCGTGCGGGTCAAAAGGGTTCATCCGCGATGCCGCATAAACGCAATCCAATTGGTTCAGAAAATCTGTGCGGAATGGCGCGGGTTTTGCGTGGACACATTGTAACGGCGTATGAGGATGTCACTCTTTGGCACGAACGCGATATTTCGCATTCAAGTGCCGAACGAATTATTTTGCCTGATACCACGATTGGCATTGATTATATGTTAAATCGGTTTAACCGAATTTTGACCAATCTTGATGTTTTCCCCGAAACCATGCTCAAGAATATGGATAAAACTTATGGCTTAATTTATTCACAAAGACTGCTGCTTAAACTAATCGATGAAGCAGGGCTTTCTCGTGAAGACGCATATGATATGGTGCAACAGCTGACAACTAAATCTTGGAATGAAGGAATTTCATTTAGAAAATTAGTTGAGAACAGTAAAATTATGAATTATCTTTCAGAAGATGATGTTGCGGATGCTTTTGATTACCACTATCACTTGCGCCACGTTGACGATATTTTTAAAAAAGTCGGTTTAGAATAA
- a CDS encoding cysteine-rich KTR domain-containing protein, translating into MEKQSWVLCPTCNSKTRIKVREDTELLRFPLFCPKCRHENLINLKHGIITVIKEPDAKTQTQ; encoded by the coding sequence ATGGAAAAACAATCATGGGTATTATGTCCTACTTGCAATAGCAAGACCCGAATTAAGGTACGTGAAGATACGGAGCTATTAAGGTTTCCACTATTCTGTCCCAAGTGTAGACACGAAAATCTAATTAATCTAAAACATGGAATTATTACAGTTATTAAAGAGCCAGACGCGAAGACGCAGACCCAATAA
- a CDS encoding GMP reductase: MSNYFSVEAFDYDDIQLVPNKGIIKSRHDADTSVKFGNRTFKIPVVPANMESVINDELAIWLAQNGYYYVMHRFQPEKRLDFIKMMHEKGLFASISVGIKKDEYNFIDQLAAEKIVPEYITIDVAHGHSVYVIDMIKYIKEKLPDTFLTAGNIATPEAVRELENAGADATKVGVGPGRACITKLKTGFGTGGWQLAALRMCSKVASKPLIADGGIRYNGDIAKSVRFGATMVMIGSMLAGHEESPGNVIKIDGKTYKQYWGSASEVQKGAYRNVEGKQMLVPYRGSIADTLTEMQEDLQSSISYAGGKTLSSIKLVDYVIVKNTIMSGDK; this comes from the coding sequence ATGAGTAATTATTTTAGTGTAGAAGCCTTTGATTACGATGATATTCAACTTGTTCCTAACAAAGGAATCATCAAAAGCCGTCATGATGCGGATACTAGTGTTAAGTTTGGAAACCGAACATTTAAAATCCCGGTTGTTCCAGCTAACATGGAGAGCGTCATTAATGACGAGTTGGCTATTTGGCTTGCGCAAAACGGCTATTACTATGTAATGCACCGCTTTCAACCTGAAAAGCGGCTCGATTTCATCAAAATGATGCATGAAAAAGGCCTTTTTGCTTCAATTTCTGTCGGTATTAAAAAGGACGAATATAACTTTATTGATCAATTAGCAGCTGAAAAAATCGTTCCCGAATACATTACGATTGATGTTGCACACGGCCATTCCGTCTATGTCATTGACATGATTAAATACATTAAAGAAAAATTACCAGATACTTTCTTAACCGCGGGAAACATTGCCACCCCAGAAGCTGTTCGTGAACTAGAAAACGCTGGTGCTGATGCTACCAAAGTTGGTGTTGGTCCTGGACGTGCATGTATTACGAAACTTAAAACCGGTTTTGGTACTGGTGGCTGGCAGCTAGCTGCTCTTAGAATGTGCAGTAAAGTTGCCAGCAAGCCACTAATCGCTGATGGCGGTATCCGTTATAACGGCGATATAGCAAAATCTGTTCGCTTTGGTGCAACAATGGTCATGATTGGTTCAATGCTAGCTGGCCACGAAGAATCCCCAGGTAACGTTATTAAGATTGACGGTAAAACCTACAAGCAATATTGGGGCTCCGCATCTGAAGTTCAAAAAGGAGCCTACCGCAACGTTGAGGGTAAACAAATGCTTGTACCATATCGGGGCTCAATTGCCGATACTTTGACCGAAATGCAGGAAGACTTGCAATCTTCTATCTCTTATGCCGGTGGTAAAACGCTTAGTTCAATTAAGCTTGTTGATTATGTTATCGTTAAAAACACCATTATGAGCGGTGATAAATAA
- a CDS encoding PTS system mannose/fructose/sorbose family transporter subunit IID, translating into MTKKNDQKIYGPIVTKKDLHKANYRWLMSVETFNYETQQGASVAYALSPILRKIYRNDDDYVEALDNHFQYYNTQPWLAAIVLGACVAMEEKQGLAAKSAINDFKVGTMGPLAGIGDSLLMTMIPTIMGSIAAYMALQNNPFGILLWGILIAVIFFLRMHCFEFGYRQGSKIITEYGDKINYLTEAASVLGITVVGALIGSVISVTSPLKFQFGKVSMQIQPMLDKILPQMIPALLVLLAYKLLKSKKLSMTWVILLFIVIAMFGAAFGFLK; encoded by the coding sequence ATGACAAAGAAAAATGACCAGAAAATATACGGGCCAATCGTAACTAAAAAGGATCTGCACAAGGCAAATTACCGCTGGTTAATGAGTGTTGAAACCTTTAACTATGAAACTCAGCAAGGGGCCTCTGTTGCATATGCCTTGTCACCGATTTTACGAAAAATTTATCGTAACGATGACGACTACGTTGAAGCACTCGACAATCATTTTCAATACTATAATACCCAACCTTGGTTAGCCGCAATTGTTCTTGGTGCATGTGTTGCCATGGAGGAAAAGCAGGGACTGGCAGCAAAAAGTGCCATCAATGATTTTAAAGTGGGGACAATGGGTCCTTTAGCAGGAATTGGTGACTCACTTTTAATGACAATGATTCCGACTATCATGGGTTCGATTGCTGCTTACATGGCACTACAAAATAATCCGTTTGGCATTTTGCTTTGGGGAATTTTAATTGCAGTAATCTTTTTCTTACGGATGCATTGTTTTGAATTTGGTTATCGTCAAGGTTCAAAGATTATCACTGAATATGGCGATAAAATCAATTATTTAACGGAAGCAGCTTCAGTTTTGGGAATTACTGTGGTTGGCGCCCTAATTGGCTCGGTTATTTCCGTTACTTCACCATTAAAATTTCAGTTTGGCAAGGTTTCAATGCAGATTCAGCCGATGCTTGATAAAATTCTGCCGCAAATGATTCCTGCTTTATTAGTTTTATTGGCATACAAACTTTTAAAATCGAAAAAGCTAAGCATGACTTGGGTAATTCTATTATTCATTGTTATTGCAATGTTTGGTGCGGCTTTCGGGTTTTTGAAATAG
- a CDS encoding PTS sugar transporter subunit IIA, whose product MKKIIVITHYKLARGYQETLAGLTGDQEIVTSVCAYMHNEGTEELKAQISVLLNPDDEFYLLTDLGFGSVNQVVSQFLANNIHVITGINLPFTLELALAVKNKQPIDLDQMIAAARQQLFQVTITDTNDDNDE is encoded by the coding sequence ATGAAAAAAATAATTGTAATCACTCATTATAAGTTGGCACGTGGCTACCAAGAAACGCTTGCCGGTCTGACGGGTGACCAAGAAATTGTGACATCTGTCTGTGCCTATATGCATAATGAGGGAACAGAGGAATTAAAAGCGCAAATAAGTGTTTTGCTTAATCCAGATGATGAGTTCTATTTATTAACGGACTTGGGCTTTGGCAGTGTGAATCAAGTTGTTAGCCAGTTTTTAGCAAATAATATTCACGTGATTACGGGCATCAATTTGCCCTTCACACTTGAATTAGCCTTGGCGGTTAAAAATAAGCAGCCAATTGATCTTGACCAAATGATTGCGGCTGCAAGACAGCAGCTTTTTCAAGTAACAATAACAGACACTAATGATGATAACGATGAATAG
- a CDS encoding adenylosuccinate synthase yields the protein MTAVTVVGSQWGDEGKGKITDFLSKEAAYSVRSNGGNNAGHTIEIDNQTFKMRLIPSGIFASAKGAVIGNGVVINPEVLLGELENLEKNGIDTSKLRISNRAHVIMPYHIKQDEYQEEAKGANKIGTTKNGIGPTYMDKASRIGIRVCDLLEKDTFAEKLRANLAAKNELFTKIYGKPELDYDEIFNKYYEYGQKMKKYVTDTSVLVNDALDNDEKVLFEGAQGIMLDLDEGTYPFVTSSNTISGGIASGIGIGANRLNTVIGVCKAYTTRVGAGPFPTELLDETGDRIRETAHEYGTVTGRPRRVGWFDSVALRHAKRVAGINGLSLNLLDIFSGFDTIKIATAYELDGQEIDYYPASLKELERCKPVYEELPAWQEDITNAKTWEDLPENAQKFLNRVAELVGVPLVTVSVGPEREQTIVLRNPWEM from the coding sequence ATGACAGCAGTTACAGTTGTTGGTAGCCAATGGGGCGACGAAGGAAAAGGTAAAATAACCGATTTTTTGAGTAAGGAAGCAGCTTACTCCGTTCGTTCCAACGGTGGTAATAATGCTGGGCACACAATTGAAATCGATAATCAAACTTTTAAGATGCGCTTAATTCCATCCGGTATTTTCGCATCTGCTAAAGGAGCAGTTATCGGTAATGGTGTAGTAATTAACCCAGAGGTTTTATTAGGTGAACTCGAAAACCTTGAAAAAAATGGGATTGATACCAGCAAATTACGAATTTCCAACCGTGCTCATGTCATCATGCCTTATCATATTAAGCAAGACGAGTATCAAGAAGAAGCAAAAGGTGCAAATAAAATTGGCACAACCAAAAATGGTATTGGACCAACTTACATGGATAAGGCTTCAAGAATTGGTATCAGAGTTTGTGATTTACTTGAAAAAGATACATTTGCAGAAAAATTACGCGCTAATTTAGCTGCTAAAAACGAATTATTTACTAAAATTTATGGTAAGCCTGAACTTGATTATGACGAAATCTTCAACAAGTACTATGAATACGGCCAAAAAATGAAAAAATACGTAACTGATACTTCTGTATTAGTTAATGATGCGTTAGATAACGATGAAAAAGTATTGTTTGAAGGTGCACAGGGAATTATGCTCGACTTAGATGAAGGAACATACCCATTTGTAACTTCATCAAATACAATTTCAGGTGGAATTGCCAGCGGAATTGGGATTGGCGCTAACCGACTAAACACTGTAATCGGTGTTTGCAAGGCTTACACTACTCGTGTTGGTGCTGGTCCATTCCCAACAGAACTTCTTGATGAGACTGGCGACCGCATCCGTGAAACTGCTCATGAATACGGCACAGTTACCGGTCGACCACGTCGGGTTGGCTGGTTTGACTCCGTTGCATTGCGTCATGCTAAACGAGTTGCTGGCATTAACGGCTTAAGCCTGAACTTGCTTGATATCTTCAGTGGTTTTGACACGATTAAGATTGCGACCGCATATGAACTAGATGGCCAAGAAATCGATTACTATCCAGCCAGTCTAAAAGAATTGGAGCGCTGCAAGCCGGTTTACGAAGAATTACCTGCATGGCAAGAAGATATTACTAATGCCAAAACCTGGGAAGATTTGCCTGAAAATGCGCAAAAATTCTTAAACCGTGTTGCTGAGTTAGTTGGCGTTCCGCTGGTAACCGTTTCGGTTGGACCAGAACGTGAACAAACAATTGTTTTACGTAATCCTTGGGAAATGTAA
- a CDS encoding LiaF transmembrane domain-containing protein — protein MRKQKIKEILWGIGLVAAAVYIVMNQMHLLSFHLGLGTIFWTAVFGILLINSIAGKSIFGMVFSVTFLLIVYAGPLHITKIVPWTLLLAACLVYVGLCLIFAKGWRRDTLFRINHHQNKYDQIWEDGEFKTTGNNFSSRSRDENDRNIVINQRLSEVSRYVHSQNLESVTINSTLGETNVYLDSAKVAGDTVVINLNASMSEVVIYLPLSWRIEDHLAAVFGEVEINGTSTGGGPKVLLQGSSKFGEVTINYV, from the coding sequence ATGAGAAAACAAAAAATTAAGGAAATACTTTGGGGCATTGGGTTAGTTGCTGCAGCAGTCTATATTGTTATGAACCAAATGCACCTTTTATCATTTCATTTAGGCTTAGGAACAATTTTTTGGACAGCCGTTTTTGGCATTTTACTGATTAATAGCATTGCTGGTAAAAGCATTTTTGGAATGGTTTTTTCAGTAACATTTTTACTAATTGTTTATGCTGGGCCGCTTCATATTACTAAAATTGTCCCGTGGACCTTATTACTGGCCGCATGTTTGGTATATGTTGGCTTATGCCTGATTTTTGCTAAAGGTTGGCGTCGTGATACGCTATTTCGCATTAATCATCACCAAAATAAATATGACCAAATCTGGGAAGATGGTGAGTTTAAAACGACAGGTAATAACTTTTCTTCTAGAAGTAGGGATGAAAACGACCGCAATATTGTCATTAATCAGCGTTTATCTGAGGTCTCACGTTACGTTCATTCACAAAATTTAGAAAGTGTGACGATTAATTCTACTTTAGGTGAAACTAATGTTTATCTTGATTCTGCTAAGGTCGCTGGTGATACGGTGGTCATTAATCTGAATGCTTCAATGAGTGAAGTAGTAATTTATCTGCCATTATCTTGGCGAATAGAAGATCATTTAGCAGCTGTTTTTGGTGAAGTTGAAATCAATGGTACTTCTACCGGCGGTGGTCCTAAAGTGCTTTTGCAGGGATCAAGCAAATTTGGTGAAGTGACGATTAATTATGTTTAA
- a CDS encoding LytTR family DNA-binding domain-containing protein, with translation MKVKIELDPEQEEPSVTIHARELSPEVEQIYRQLQELDGRPDQLECHKDELTYYVNLADILFFETEGRQVIAHTKTEAFTVNYKLYELENLLSSQFMRISKSTILNLKQIYALTRSISNCQVHFRDSYKTVYVSRRYYHSLSDRLNERRSS, from the coding sequence TTGAAGGTGAAAATTGAGCTTGACCCAGAACAAGAAGAACCGTCAGTGACCATTCATGCACGGGAATTGTCCCCCGAAGTGGAACAAATTTATCGCCAATTGCAAGAATTGGATGGACGACCTGATCAGCTTGAGTGTCATAAAGATGAATTAACCTATTATGTAAATCTAGCGGATATTTTGTTTTTTGAAACTGAGGGGCGGCAGGTAATCGCGCATACGAAAACGGAAGCTTTTACTGTCAATTACAAACTTTATGAATTAGAAAATTTGTTGAGCAGCCAATTTATGAGGATTTCAAAATCAACAATTTTAAATTTAAAACAGATCTATGCGTTAACAAGGTCAATTTCAAATTGTCAGGTTCACTTTCGGGATTCATATAAAACCGTCTATGTATCGCGCCGCTATTATCACAGTTTAAGTGATCGATTAAACGAGAGAAGGTCATCATAA
- a CDS encoding glycoside hydrolase family 172 protein, giving the protein MSTLDDVLHFKNEKSRTISAENKTGEPGRAAMATGKLGPQRKGSADISLDQGETVTLADIQGPGEIRHMWFTVTDKTTKGSFVLRDLVLRMYWDNEENPSVEVPLGDFFCNGFASRCLVNSVPIVVNPFGGMNSYFKMPFNHHAKITITNEHPGFIKHFFYTINYVEKPQEDPELLYFHAFWNREDPVKKGRDYTLIDGVQGQGYYVGTYMAICALQRYWWGEGEFKFYLDDDEQFPTVTSTGAEDYFGGAWAFQKQEYGQLPQTYTYSTAFQGYPFHETQDHTRDLFSAGKPDPNSVHACGNDGLPQHGLYRWHLSDPIAFSNRLKVTFQDIGNDDIGLYERSDDISTVAYWYQTEPHSPFRPFLARADRLPR; this is encoded by the coding sequence ATGAGTACTTTAGATGACGTATTACATTTTAAAAATGAAAAAAGCAGGACAATTTCGGCTGAAAACAAAACTGGCGAGCCAGGAAGGGCTGCAATGGCCACGGGAAAATTGGGCCCGCAAAGAAAGGGTAGCGCTGATATTTCGCTTGACCAAGGCGAAACCGTTACTTTGGCCGATATTCAGGGCCCCGGTGAAATTAGGCACATGTGGTTTACCGTAACGGATAAAACGACTAAGGGTAGCTTTGTTTTACGGGATTTGGTTCTAAGAATGTACTGGGATAATGAAGAAAACCCGTCAGTTGAGGTTCCGCTGGGCGACTTCTTTTGTAATGGTTTTGCCAGTCGGTGCTTGGTTAATTCGGTACCAATTGTCGTCAATCCATTTGGAGGAATGAATTCCTACTTTAAAATGCCCTTTAATCACCATGCTAAAATCACAATCACTAACGAGCATCCTGGTTTTATCAAGCATTTCTTCTACACGATTAATTATGTTGAAAAGCCCCAGGAAGATCCTGAATTGTTATACTTTCATGCTTTCTGGAATCGGGAAGATCCGGTTAAAAAAGGGCGTGATTATACCTTGATTGATGGTGTTCAAGGCCAAGGTTATTATGTTGGTACTTACATGGCGATTTGTGCATTGCAAAGATATTGGTGGGGTGAAGGTGAGTTTAAATTTTACCTAGACGATGATGAGCAGTTCCCGACTGTTACCTCAACCGGCGCAGAGGATTATTTTGGTGGTGCGTGGGCCTTTCAAAAGCAGGAATACGGTCAATTGCCACAAACTTACACTTATTCTACGGCGTTTCAGGGCTATCCATTCCATGAAACGCAGGATCACACCCGTGACCTGTTCAGCGCTGGAAAACCCGATCCTAATTCTGTTCATGCTTGTGGCAATGATGGACTGCCCCAGCATGGCTTGTACCGCTGGCACTTGTCAGATCCCATCGCTTTTTCCAACCGGTTAAAAGTAACTTTTCAGGATATTGGCAATGATGATATTGGCTTATATGAGCGCTCAGATGATATTTCGACGGTTGCCTATTGGTACCAAACGGAGCCCCACAGCCCATTTCGGCCATTTTTAGCAAGAGCAGACAGACTGCCAAGATAA
- the thiD gene encoding bifunctional hydroxymethylpyrimidine kinase/phosphomethylpyrimidine kinase, with the protein MTEELNSFPQVLTIAGTDSGGGAGIMADLKTFQMQHVFGTAVVVAVTAQNTLGVQDSFLLPLEMVDAQFASLASDFKIKACKTGMLGDAAHVHQVALNLQKYDFGPVTIDPVMVAKGGAPLLSQDAIATVKNELLPLANLITPNLPEAEALTGIKATSEQEYPQLARSLQKMGVENVLIKGGHSNAEVVRDYALLADGTDFWVSSPRTHTNRTHGTGDTLAAAITAQLALGHTLSEAIKIGKQYVTKAIEQTIQVGHGHGPLNHWVKVD; encoded by the coding sequence TTTGACCATTGCTGGGACTGATTCCGGTGGTGGAGCCGGAATTATGGCGGATCTAAAAACTTTTCAGATGCAACATGTTTTTGGGACAGCGGTGGTTGTAGCTGTGACTGCCCAAAATACGCTCGGAGTCCAAGACTCGTTTTTATTACCACTTGAAATGGTCGATGCCCAATTTGCGTCATTAGCCTCAGACTTTAAGATTAAGGCTTGTAAAACGGGGATGTTGGGAGATGCAGCGCACGTCCATCAAGTAGCTCTTAATCTGCAAAAATATGACTTTGGTCCGGTAACCATCGACCCAGTTATGGTGGCTAAAGGCGGTGCGCCTCTTCTTAGCCAAGATGCTATTGCCACCGTTAAAAATGAGCTATTGCCGCTAGCTAACCTCATTACGCCTAACTTGCCTGAAGCAGAAGCTCTTACCGGAATTAAGGCTACTAGTGAACAAGAATATCCCCAATTAGCACGAAGCTTGCAAAAAATGGGTGTAGAAAACGTGCTTATTAAAGGCGGACATTCTAACGCTGAAGTTGTGCGCGATTACGCTTTATTAGCAGATGGCACCGACTTTTGGGTTAGCAGTCCACGGACGCACACTAACAGGACTCACGGTACTGGTGATACTCTTGCAGCCGCCATTACTGCTCAATTAGCTCTGGGCCATACTCTCAGTGAAGCAATTAAAATCGGCAAACAGTATGTCACCAAGGCGATTGAACAAACGATTCAGGTTGGTCACGGTCATGGACCACTTAATCATTGGGTTAAGGTAGATTAG
- a CDS encoding AraC family transcriptional regulator — translation MKEKFSGIEEFKDIEIAYMRRTGAYGPGNNQLMDDFKAHLKEHNLLTDNSTILGIAMDDPIQTPPEKQRYDVGIIITDGEKKIDLPTRKIPDGRYAIFEVAHTVGGVSHFWENIQNLTSDLPVDNTKPIIERYASSKVSAHLCEFCVPVR, via the coding sequence ATGAAAGAAAAATTTAGCGGTATTGAAGAATTTAAGGATATTGAAATCGCATATATGCGGAGAACGGGTGCTTATGGCCCGGGAAATAATCAATTAATGGATGATTTCAAAGCGCACTTAAAAGAGCATAACTTACTCACAGACAATAGCACCATACTTGGGATAGCAATGGATGATCCAATCCAAACGCCACCAGAAAAGCAAAGATATGATGTAGGCATTATTATCACCGATGGCGAAAAAAAGATTGATTTACCTACTCGTAAGATTCCTGACGGACGTTACGCAATCTTTGAAGTTGCTCATACCGTTGGGGGAGTATCACATTTTTGGGAAAACATTCAAAATTTAACGAGTGATTTACCAGTAGATAACACTAAACCAATAATTGAGCGGTATGCTTCTTCAAAAGTTTCAGCACACTTATGCGAATTTTGTGTTCCTGTGAGATAA
- the thiE gene encoding thiamine phosphate synthase: MMAQFNATQLTAYFVCGTQDLPAGKTLPKLVEEALEAGITAYQFRDKGPKSTLNEDDRLPMAKELHELCQKYHVPFFVDDDVKLAQKVGAEGIHVGQDDEDISRVIKDVQGKMIVGYSCSTSAEISLADHISGIDYYGSGPIFATQSKDDADPEIGIAGLTKLVQQTDRPIVAIGGITEKDLTQIAGTKAAGAAVISMIAQSSNIAETVAAMLNTNWQH, from the coding sequence ATTATGGCTCAATTTAACGCAACACAATTAACCGCATATTTCGTCTGCGGGACACAAGACTTGCCAGCCGGAAAGACTTTACCTAAATTAGTCGAAGAAGCTTTAGAAGCAGGTATCACTGCTTATCAGTTTCGTGATAAAGGACCAAAGTCAACGTTAAACGAAGATGACCGCTTACCAATGGCAAAAGAGCTTCATGAACTTTGCCAAAAATACCATGTTCCTTTCTTCGTTGATGATGATGTCAAACTTGCCCAAAAGGTTGGTGCCGAAGGAATTCATGTTGGACAAGACGATGAAGATATTTCCCGGGTAATAAAAGATGTGCAAGGAAAAATGATTGTCGGTTATTCTTGTTCAACAAGTGCTGAAATAAGTCTTGCGGATCATATTAGCGGAATTGATTATTACGGTAGTGGTCCCATCTTTGCTACTCAGTCTAAAGATGATGCTGATCCAGAAATTGGAATTGCTGGACTGACAAAATTGGTCCAACAAACTGACCGTCCAATTGTTGCAATTGGGGGTATTACAGAAAAAGATTTAACCCAAATTGCGGGTACTAAAGCTGCCGGCGCCGCTGTTATTTCAATGATTGCACAAAGCAGTAATATTGCAGAAACTGTGGCCGCAATGCTAAACACTAATTGGCAGCATTAA